Proteins found in one Amycolatopsis umgeniensis genomic segment:
- a CDS encoding cystathionine beta-synthase: protein MDYVEHIVDLVGNTPLVKLNALAEGLQPLILAKVEYVNPGGSVKDRIALRMIEAAERSGELQPGGTIVEPTSGNTGVGLAMVAQRKGYKCVFVCPDKVSEDKRNVLKAYGARVVVCPTAVAPEHPDSYYNVSDRLVREIEGAWKPNQYANPENPASHYHSTGPELWSQTEGKITHFVAGVGTGGTISGTGKYLKEVSDGRVQVIGADPEGSVYSGGSGRPYLVEGVGEDFWPDTYDREIADRIIAVSDAHSFDITRRLALEEGLLVGGSCGMAVAAALKLAEGLGPDDVVVVLLPDGGRGYLTKVFNDGWMSSYGFLPPDSSGATVGDVLMKKSGSLPSLVHSHPNETVAEAVAILSEFGVSQMPVVSAEPPVMAAEVVGAVNERDLLEALFTGKAQLADRLEQHMSQPLPTIGAGEQVSSAMSALSGADGALVLVDGKPAGVVTRHDLLAFLAGR, encoded by the coding sequence GTGGATTACGTCGAGCACATCGTGGACCTCGTGGGCAACACCCCTCTGGTCAAGCTGAACGCACTGGCCGAGGGGCTGCAACCGCTCATCCTGGCCAAGGTCGAGTACGTCAACCCCGGTGGCAGCGTCAAGGACCGCATCGCGCTGCGGATGATCGAAGCCGCGGAGCGCTCCGGCGAGCTGCAGCCCGGCGGCACCATCGTCGAGCCGACGTCCGGCAACACCGGTGTCGGACTGGCCATGGTGGCGCAGCGCAAGGGATACAAGTGCGTGTTCGTCTGCCCGGACAAGGTCAGCGAGGACAAGCGCAACGTGCTCAAGGCCTATGGCGCGCGCGTCGTGGTCTGCCCGACCGCGGTGGCGCCCGAGCATCCGGACTCCTACTACAACGTCTCCGATCGTCTCGTGCGCGAGATCGAGGGCGCCTGGAAGCCGAACCAGTACGCCAACCCGGAGAACCCCGCCAGCCACTACCACTCGACGGGCCCGGAACTCTGGAGCCAGACCGAGGGCAAGATCACGCATTTCGTCGCGGGCGTCGGCACCGGCGGCACGATCTCGGGCACCGGCAAGTACCTCAAGGAGGTCAGCGACGGCCGGGTCCAGGTCATCGGCGCGGACCCCGAGGGCTCGGTGTACTCCGGCGGATCCGGACGGCCGTACCTGGTCGAGGGCGTCGGTGAGGACTTCTGGCCGGACACCTACGACCGGGAAATCGCCGACCGGATCATCGCGGTGTCGGACGCGCATTCCTTCGACATCACCCGCCGGCTCGCGCTCGAAGAGGGGCTGCTCGTCGGCGGCTCGTGCGGGATGGCCGTCGCCGCCGCGCTCAAGCTCGCCGAGGGCCTCGGCCCGGACGACGTCGTCGTCGTGCTCCTGCCCGACGGCGGCCGCGGCTACCTCACCAAGGTGTTCAACGACGGCTGGATGTCCTCCTACGGCTTCCTGCCGCCGGACTCCAGCGGCGCGACCGTCGGCGACGTCCTGATGAAGAAGAGCGGCTCGCTGCCCAGCCTGGTGCACAGCCACCCGAACGAGACGGTCGCCGAAGCGGTGGCGATCCTCTCCGAGTTCGGTGTCAGCCAGATGCCCGTGGTCAGCGCGGAACCGCCGGTCATGGCGGCCGAGGTCGTCGGCGCGGTCAACGAACGCGATCTGCTCGAAGCGCTCTTCACCGGCAAGGCGCAGCTGGCCGACCGGCTCGAGCAGCACATGTCGCAGCCGCTGCCGACCATCGGCGCGGGTGAACAGGTGAGTTCGGCGATGAGCGCGCTCTCGGGCGCGGACGGCGCGTTGGTGCTGGTCGACGGCAAACCGGCGGGTGTCGTCACCCGGCACGACCTGCTCGCGTTTCTCGCGGGACGGTAA
- a CDS encoding acetyl-CoA C-acetyltransferase, which translates to MPEAVIVSTARSPIGRAGKGSLVSIRPDDLTAQMVRAALDKVPELDPTQIEDLMLGCGLPGGEQGFNMGRAVAVELGYDHLPGCTITRYCSSSLQTTRMALHAIKAGEGDVFISAGVETVSRFANGSSDSWPNTHNPLFADAEARTAQVAAEGAEGWTDPRENGILPDVYIAMGQTAENLARLKNVSREEMDEFGVRSQNLAEKAIADGFWANDITPVTLPDGTVVSKDDGPRAGVTLEGVSGLKPVFRPDGRITAGNCCALNDGAAAVIIMSDTKAKELGLTPLARVVSTGVSGLSPEIMGYGPVEASKRALERAGMSIGDIDLVEINEAFAAQVIPSYKDLGIDLDRLNVNGGAIAVGHPFGMTGARITSTLINSLRHHDKQFGLETMCVGGGQGMAMVLERLS; encoded by the coding sequence ATGCCCGAAGCCGTCATCGTCTCCACCGCCCGATCCCCGATCGGCCGCGCCGGCAAGGGATCGCTGGTGAGCATCCGCCCGGACGATCTCACCGCGCAGATGGTCCGCGCCGCGCTCGACAAGGTCCCCGAGCTCGACCCGACGCAGATCGAAGACCTCATGCTGGGCTGTGGTCTCCCCGGTGGCGAGCAGGGCTTCAACATGGGCCGCGCCGTCGCCGTCGAACTCGGCTACGACCACCTTCCCGGCTGCACGATCACGCGATACTGCTCGTCCAGCCTCCAGACCACCCGTATGGCGCTGCACGCGATCAAGGCGGGCGAAGGCGACGTGTTCATCTCCGCGGGCGTCGAGACCGTCTCGCGTTTCGCCAACGGCAGCTCGGACTCCTGGCCGAACACGCACAACCCGCTGTTCGCGGACGCCGAGGCCCGCACCGCGCAGGTGGCGGCCGAGGGTGCCGAGGGCTGGACCGACCCGCGCGAGAACGGGATCCTCCCGGACGTCTACATCGCGATGGGCCAGACCGCCGAGAACCTCGCGCGGCTGAAGAACGTGTCGCGCGAAGAGATGGACGAGTTCGGCGTCCGTTCGCAGAACCTCGCCGAGAAGGCCATCGCGGACGGCTTCTGGGCCAACGACATCACGCCGGTCACCCTGCCGGACGGAACCGTGGTCTCGAAGGACGACGGCCCGCGCGCGGGCGTCACCCTCGAAGGCGTCTCCGGTCTCAAGCCGGTCTTCCGCCCCGACGGCCGGATCACCGCGGGCAACTGCTGCGCGCTCAACGACGGCGCCGCCGCGGTGATCATCATGTCCGACACCAAGGCGAAGGAACTCGGCCTCACACCGCTCGCCCGCGTCGTGTCGACCGGTGTTTCGGGGCTGTCGCCGGAGATCATGGGCTACGGCCCGGTCGAGGCGTCGAAGCGGGCGCTCGAGCGCGCCGGGATGTCGATCGGCGACATCGACCTCGTGGAGATCAACGAGGCGTTCGCCGCCCAGGTCATCCCGTCGTACAAGGACCTCGGGATCGACCTCGACAGGCTGAACGTCAACGGCGGCGCGATCGCCGTCGGCCACCCGTTCGGCATGACCGGCGCGCGGATCACCTCCACGCTGATCAACTCGCTGCGGCACCACGACAAGCAGTTCGGTCTCGAGACCATGTGCGTCGGTGGCGGCCAGGGGATGGCGATGGTCCTGGAGCGCCTCTCCTGA
- a CDS encoding DHA2 family efflux MFS transporter permease subunit has protein sequence MSTQSPAAPGSDKLDAGVLKVAVVVILGAIMAILDTTVVNVALQKLTIEFQTSFDTIQWIATGYMLALATVIPVTGWASDRFGTKRLYMTAIGLFLIGSMLAGMAWDVESLIIFRVLQGFGGGMLMPAGMTILTRAAGPHRIGRVMGVLGVPMLLGPIGGPILGGWLVDAVSWRWIFYINVPIGLITMALAWRVLPKDRPEPSERFDFVGMLMVSPGLAALIFGVSNIPSAGGVGAVEVWLPALAGIGLLVAFVFRANRVTNPLLDLKLFKNGSFSIAMVTMTFFCVAFFGAMLLLPTYFVLARGESAMNAGLLLAPQGFGAMLTMPIAGRFADKIGARKIVLPGLVLMLAGLIAFTQLSATTPYWLLLSALFVMGLGMGATMMPITSAALQTLKSEDMAKASTATNIVQQTAGAIGAAVLSIILAALLAGKFGVPTAQGQLAATAAVMNPATHEAASGLTADAFSTTFLWSMILLALCLIPAAFLPKTKPATPEGADGEVPAAPPVMTH, from the coding sequence ATGTCAACGCAAAGCCCGGCGGCGCCGGGCAGCGACAAACTCGACGCGGGCGTGCTCAAGGTCGCCGTCGTCGTCATTCTCGGCGCGATCATGGCGATTCTCGACACGACGGTCGTCAACGTCGCGCTCCAGAAACTGACCATCGAGTTCCAGACCTCGTTCGACACCATCCAGTGGATCGCGACCGGGTACATGCTGGCGCTGGCCACGGTCATCCCGGTCACCGGCTGGGCCTCGGACCGGTTCGGCACCAAGCGGCTCTACATGACCGCGATCGGGCTGTTCCTGATCGGCTCGATGCTCGCGGGCATGGCCTGGGACGTCGAATCGCTGATCATCTTCCGGGTCCTGCAGGGCTTCGGCGGCGGCATGCTGATGCCCGCCGGCATGACGATCCTGACCAGGGCCGCCGGACCGCACCGGATCGGGCGCGTGATGGGCGTGCTCGGGGTGCCGATGCTGCTCGGCCCGATCGGCGGCCCGATCCTCGGCGGCTGGCTGGTCGACGCGGTGAGCTGGCGCTGGATCTTCTACATCAACGTGCCGATCGGCCTGATCACCATGGCGCTGGCCTGGCGAGTGCTGCCGAAGGACCGGCCGGAGCCGAGCGAGCGGTTCGACTTCGTCGGCATGCTGATGGTGTCGCCGGGTCTGGCGGCGCTGATCTTCGGCGTTTCGAACATCCCGTCGGCCGGCGGCGTCGGCGCGGTGGAGGTCTGGCTGCCCGCGCTCGCCGGGATCGGGTTGCTGGTGGCGTTCGTGTTCCGGGCGAACCGGGTCACGAACCCGCTGCTCGACCTGAAACTGTTCAAGAACGGGTCGTTCTCCATCGCCATGGTGACGATGACCTTCTTCTGCGTCGCGTTCTTCGGCGCGATGCTGCTCCTGCCTACGTATTTCGTGCTGGCGCGGGGTGAATCGGCGATGAACGCCGGTCTGCTGCTCGCCCCGCAGGGTTTCGGCGCGATGCTGACCATGCCGATCGCGGGCAGGTTCGCGGACAAGATCGGCGCGCGGAAGATCGTGCTGCCCGGTCTCGTGCTGATGCTCGCCGGCCTGATCGCCTTCACCCAGCTCTCCGCGACGACGCCGTACTGGCTGCTGCTCTCGGCGCTGTTCGTGATGGGGCTCGGCATGGGCGCGACGATGATGCCGATCACCTCGGCCGCGTTGCAGACGCTCAAGTCGGAGGACATGGCGAAAGCGTCGACGGCGACGAACATCGTGCAGCAGACCGCGGGCGCGATCGGCGCGGCCGTGCTGTCGATCATCCTGGCGGCGCTGCTGGCCGGGAAGTTCGGTGTGCCGACCGCGCAGGGGCAGCTGGCCGCGACGGCCGCGGTGATGAACCCGGCGACGCACGAGGCGGCTTCGGGGCTCACCGCCGACGCGTTTTCGACCACGTTCCTGTGGTCGATGATCCTGCTCGCGCTGTGCCTGATCCCGGCGGCGTTCCTGCCGAAGACCAAGCCGGCGACGCCGGAGGGCGCAGACGGTGAGGTCCCGGCGGCTCCGCCGGTCATGACCCACTAG
- a CDS encoding YeeE/YedE thiosulfate transporter family protein — protein sequence MATTETQAGEKKLLDFPTSCAAPVPQPEEPVKIVPLAVAGVLAVGLTWYVWAAHGAKFGVLLILGLLLGLALFHSRFGFTSAWRQLIAVGNGQGLRAHTLLLGTAATLIALIVGTGSGLFGSTPNPTAGGLGLALFVGATVFAIGMQLGGACASGTLFAVGSGQSTIVLTLGGFITGSVLYTWAYPLLSGWPEFKGILLSDHVGWFGSWAITIAVLAAIVLGTRFVQKRRNPPPVDVVPTARGFARIYRGSWPVLVGAVVLGVLAGAVFLVSGGIWGVTSAFSLWGAKILQVFGLHPETWEFWRIKANAASLAGPIWKDKNSLTDIGIMIGAGVAAAAAGAWKIHSSIPWRTAVAAVLGGILMGVGARMAGGCNIGAYLGGISVGSLHGWLWGVFALGGTWIGLKLRPLFGLGNPAPADSVC from the coding sequence GTGGCGACGACAGAAACCCAAGCCGGTGAGAAGAAACTCCTCGACTTCCCGACCTCCTGCGCCGCCCCGGTCCCGCAACCGGAGGAGCCGGTCAAGATCGTGCCGCTGGCGGTCGCCGGTGTTCTCGCGGTCGGTCTGACCTGGTACGTCTGGGCGGCGCACGGCGCCAAGTTCGGTGTCCTGCTGATCCTCGGTCTGCTGCTCGGCCTCGCGCTCTTCCACTCCCGTTTCGGTTTCACCTCGGCCTGGCGCCAGCTGATCGCGGTCGGCAACGGCCAGGGCCTGCGGGCGCACACGCTGCTGCTCGGCACGGCCGCGACCTTGATCGCGTTGATCGTCGGCACCGGCTCCGGCCTGTTCGGCAGCACGCCGAATCCGACCGCGGGCGGGCTGGGGCTCGCGTTGTTCGTCGGCGCGACGGTCTTCGCGATCGGGATGCAGCTGGGCGGCGCGTGCGCTTCCGGAACCCTGTTCGCGGTCGGTTCCGGTCAGTCGACGATCGTGCTGACCCTCGGCGGGTTCATCACCGGTTCGGTCCTCTACACATGGGCGTATCCGCTGCTGTCCGGCTGGCCCGAGTTCAAGGGGATCCTGCTGTCCGACCACGTCGGCTGGTTCGGCTCGTGGGCGATCACCATCGCCGTCCTCGCCGCGATCGTGCTGGGCACCCGGTTCGTGCAGAAGCGCCGCAACCCGCCGCCCGTCGACGTCGTGCCGACCGCGCGCGGCTTCGCCCGGATCTACCGCGGTTCCTGGCCGGTCCTCGTCGGCGCCGTCGTGCTCGGGGTGCTGGCGGGCGCTGTCTTCCTGGTCTCCGGCGGGATCTGGGGCGTCACGAGCGCGTTCTCCTTGTGGGGAGCCAAGATCCTGCAGGTGTTCGGACTGCATCCGGAGACGTGGGAGTTCTGGCGGATCAAGGCGAACGCGGCTTCGCTGGCGGGGCCGATCTGGAAGGACAAGAACAGCCTCACCGACATCGGCATCATGATCGGCGCGGGGGTCGCCGCCGCGGCGGCGGGCGCGTGGAAGATCCACAGCTCGATCCCGTGGCGCACCGCCGTGGCCGCGGTGCTCGGCGGGATCCTGATGGGCGTCGGCGCGCGGATGGCGGGCGGCTGCAACATCGGCGCCTACCTCGGCGGGATCTCGGTCGGCAGCCTGCACGGCTGGCTGTGGGGCGTTTTCGCGCTCGGCGGCACCTGGATCGGGCTCAAGCTGCGGCCGCTGTTCGGCCTCGGCAACCCGGCTCCCGCGGACAGTGTCTGCTGA
- a CDS encoding LppU/SCO3897 family protein, with translation MTEHRRSKWFWVGILVPVAIVLLSASSWIFGYLSNTDDVRVGDCYAITTFGDVDADPAKADCGSAEANAKAGAKTEAGAACPEGEYDQLVVDKTFASYKLCMMINAKQGDCLENFLADSVAYQKVPCSDPAKDAEVVKVTDGAATCDDTEATHLKGYSTPLSTVCVKSTK, from the coding sequence ATGACCGAGCACAGGCGTTCCAAGTGGTTCTGGGTGGGCATCCTGGTGCCGGTCGCGATCGTGCTGCTCAGCGCGTCGTCGTGGATCTTCGGATACCTCTCGAACACCGACGACGTCCGGGTGGGCGACTGCTACGCGATCACCACGTTCGGCGACGTGGACGCGGATCCGGCCAAGGCCGACTGCGGTTCGGCCGAGGCCAACGCGAAGGCGGGGGCGAAGACCGAGGCCGGCGCCGCGTGCCCGGAGGGCGAGTACGACCAGCTCGTCGTCGACAAGACCTTCGCCTCGTACAAGCTCTGCATGATGATCAACGCGAAGCAGGGCGACTGCCTGGAGAACTTCCTCGCCGACAGCGTGGCCTATCAGAAGGTTCCCTGCTCGGACCCCGCGAAGGACGCGGAGGTCGTGAAGGTGACCGACGGCGCCGCGACTTGTGACGACACGGAAGCGACTCACCTCAAGGGCTACTCGACGCCTCTTTCGACGGTCTGCGTCAAGAGCACCAAGTAG
- a CDS encoding Bax inhibitor-1/YccA family membrane protein: MRSSSNPAFRNLPRGAAEYGPNVGFNQPQGGVPGYGPPQTSAGADDRPMTVDDVVIKTALSLGTALVTGVLTAIWAISQIPMSATGKIMGIPGAVIGALVGSMIVGLVISLVIIFKKMPSGPLTLAYSAVEGVFLGAISGLFEALYPGIALQAIVGTAGVFIAMLVVYKTGAVKVTPKLTKWIIGAVVGVAIMMLVNLVTSLFFNFNPLRDGGPIAIIFSLVVIGVAAFSFLLDFDQADRMIREGTPSKWSWYVAFGLMTTLVWLYLEILRLLSYFQND; encoded by the coding sequence GTGCGATCCAGTAGCAACCCGGCGTTCCGGAACCTGCCGCGTGGCGCGGCGGAGTACGGACCCAACGTAGGCTTCAACCAACCCCAGGGCGGCGTGCCCGGCTACGGCCCTCCGCAGACCTCCGCCGGCGCCGACGACCGTCCGATGACCGTCGACGACGTCGTCATCAAGACGGCGCTGAGTCTCGGCACGGCGCTGGTGACCGGTGTGCTCACCGCGATCTGGGCGATCAGCCAGATCCCGATGTCGGCGACCGGCAAGATCATGGGCATCCCCGGTGCCGTGATCGGCGCGCTCGTCGGCTCGATGATCGTCGGCCTCGTGATTTCGCTGGTGATCATCTTCAAGAAGATGCCGAGCGGCCCGCTCACGCTGGCGTACTCGGCCGTCGAGGGTGTCTTCCTCGGTGCGATCAGCGGTCTGTTCGAAGCGCTGTACCCCGGTATCGCGCTGCAGGCCATCGTCGGTACAGCCGGTGTCTTCATCGCGATGCTGGTCGTCTACAAGACGGGTGCCGTCAAGGTCACCCCGAAGCTGACCAAGTGGATCATCGGCGCCGTGGTCGGCGTCGCGATCATGATGCTGGTCAACCTCGTCACCAGCCTTTTCTTCAATTTCAACCCGCTGCGTGACGGTGGTCCGATCGCGATCATCTTCAGCCTCGTGGTGATCGGTGTCGCGGCGTTCAGCTTCCTGCTCGACTTCGACCAGGCCGACCGGATGATCCGCGAAGGCACGCCGTCGAAGTGGTCCTGGTACGTCGCCTTCGGCCTGATGACCACGCTGGTCTGGCTGTACCTCGAGATCCTGCGGTTGCTGTCGTACTTCCAAAACGACTGA